Part of the Syntrophales bacterium genome is shown below.
ACAATACCATCCATGGCCCGGGACTTCACTTAACACAAGCCTTGATCACATCCCGTACACGATGTCTGATCGTTTCAATATCCCCTTCAACCTCACAACCCGAAGCATTAGTGTGTCCTCCCCCTCCAAATGCCCTGGCAATCCGTTCTACATTGATTTTCCCTTTTGATCGGAAACTTATCTTGAAGTAATTTTCCGACAATTCATTGTAAAGGATGGAAATTTCCACTCCCTCGATGGAACGGGGTATATCTACAAAACCTTCGGTATGCTCCGGCAATGCCCTAACAGATTCGATGGTCTTCTGTAAAACTACCATGGAGCCGATCTTTCCGTCACTATCAAAAGTCAGGGTCTCAAGCACTTTCTTCAAGAGCTTAATTTTAGCTAGCGGTTTGCTTTCGTAAATGTTCTCCGCTATCCACTGTGGATTGGCACCTTTTTCTAGCAAATTTCCCGCTGCTATCAAGGTACTATGCCTTGTGCTTCCGTAGCGAAATCCTCCCGTATCCGTCATAATGGCAGCGTACAGATTGGTTGCCATCTCCGCTGTCAGTTCGAGGGACATCTGCTCTGCAAGCCGGTAAAGCAGCTCTCCCGTGGAACTCGCCTGATGATCAATATAGGCAATCTCACAGAAACCTCCCCGGGAAATGTGATGATCAATGGCGATGATCCGCTTTATCTGTCTTATCTTGTTTGCCTCCTCCCCCACACGTTCCAGCTCACTGCAATCCAGGACAAAGGCAGCTTCAAATTTTTCCACCGGTGGAAGTTGGTGGACTATAGCATCGCTGCCGGGAAGAAAACGATAATTTTGAGGGGTTTTATCCTGATTGTAAACAACAGCCTCCCTTTTCATATAACGAAGCATATGGTACAAGGCCAATTCCGAACCCAGGGCGTCACCATCGAGTCTTACATGAGAGGTGATAAGGAAAACCTGGCAACTATTGATAATATCAATGATCCTGAGAACCATATGTATCCTTAAGGTATTTTTTTGTTTTTGCTGAAAGCTGACAGCTTACCTATTATATTTCTGCTAAAAGCTTTTCTATACGACTTCCATAGGCAAATGATTCATCATACACGAAGCTGATCTCCGGTATGTGCCGCAATTGTAATCTCTTCCCCAGCTCCATTTTCAAAAAACCTGTTGCCTTCTGGAGGCCTGCTCTGGTTTCATCAGAGCATGTATCTTTTCCCATCTCAACAAAGAATACCCTTGCCAGGCGGAGATCATCGGTCAATTTTACACCTGTGATAGTAATTGGCCCAATACGTGGGTCCTTGACACGCTTTAGCAGGATATCTGAAATCTCCACTTTGATAAGCTCGGCTACCCGGCTTGCCCTTTTAAAGTTCATCATACTAATACTTATCTGCCAGATAATCACACGAATCTGTCGCCTCGGAAAAGCTGGCAATTTCAATCTTTGTATTTACCACCTCGGCAAGCTGGAGGCTGTCTATAAATCTCAAGACATGGTCTATTTTCCCATTGATGTAACTTCTGTCGTTGCCTACCACGCTGAAACCGATTTTCGCCCGCTTCCAGTGATCATTATCACCGATTTCAGCAATAGAAATATTGAATGTATTTTGCGTTCGCTTTAATATTCTGCTCAGTCCCCCCCTTTTTTCCTTCAGGGATCTGCTTTCATTAATCCACAAATCCACGATTCCATATCCGACGACCATTTCTCATTTCTCCGTTTTTACTGGTCTTCGCCGGCTGCCGCTATTGTTTGTTTATAATTTCCTCTCTACTTTTTCGCTAACATAGGCATCAATGGTATCCCCCGCTCTGATATCATTAAAGCCGTCTACCCCGATACCACATTCGAACCCCGATTGCACTTCTTTTACATCTTCATCAAACCGTTTAAGGGAGAGCAGTTTGCCATCGTAAATCGTCACACCGTCTCTCACCAGCTTGAGATTGGACTTTCTTGTAATCTTCCCATCCGTTACATAACTGCCGGCAATGGTTCCTACCTTAGGTATTTTGAATAGTTTTCTGACTTCAGCGCGGCCCTGGACCACCTCTCTGTAAAGGGGTTCAAGAAGACCTTCCATGGCGGCCTTCACATCGGCAATTACATTATATATAATATCGTAGAGCTTGATTTCAACACCTTCCGCCTCCGCCAACTCTATCACCCTGCTGGTGGGTCTGACATTAAAACCGAGAATGATTGCATTTGATGCCGAGGCCAGCATTACGTCTGTTTCTGTAATGGTGCCTGTTGAACTGTGGATAATTTTCAATTTCACATCCGCCGTGCTCAGTTTGTTCAGGGCCTCAGTCAGGGCCTCAATTGACCCCTGTACGTCACATTTGATAATGACATTGAATTCCTTGCTCCCTTCTTTAATTCTCTGATACAGTTGTTCGAGGGTAATCTTTGCAGAAGTGGAAAGTTCTCGTTCCCGTTCTTTTCTGAGCCAGTACTCTCCGATACTGCGTGCTTTCTTCTCGTCTTCCACACAGACGAATTCAGCACCCACATGAGGAACCCCTGAAAATCCAATAACCTCCACAGGCATTGATGGTAGCGCCTCTTTGATCCGTTGTCCCTGGTCGTTGATCATGGCCCGGACTCTGCCAGCCTCTGTCTTGGAAACAAAGGCATCTCCCTCTCTTAAGGTACCTTCCTGAATCAAAACCGTTGCCACCGGTCCACGCCCCCGATCAAGCTTTGCTTCAATAACTACGCCACGGGCAGGCCGATCGGGATCAGCTTTTAACTCCATAACGTCCGCTTGAAGAAGAATCATCTCGAGAAGTTCCTCGATACCTGTTTTCTTCTTTGCAGATACCTCACAGAATATGGTGTTACCACCCCATTCCTCGGGCACAAGATCATATTCGGTCAACGCTTGCTTGATTTTTCCCGGATCGGCATCCGGTTTATCAATCTTGTTGATCGCCACAACGATGGGAACACCGGCTACCTTTGAGTGGTTGATAGCCTCAATGGTCTGGTCCATAACCCCGTCATCGGCGGCAATGACAAGAACAACAATGTCTGTGACCTGAGCCCCTCGGGCCCGCATAGCCGTGAAGGCTTCGTGACCGGGGGTATCGAGAAAGACGATGTCCCTGTCTTTGATATGTACATGATAGGCCCCGATAGCCTGGGTAATGCCGCCTGCCTCACCGTCAATTACATTAGTCTGTCTGATGACATCGAGAAGGGATGTCTTGCCATGGTCAACATGTCCCATGATAGTGACAACCGGTGCCCTTGGTTTGAGATTTCCCCGGGGTATAGCTACTTTTCGCATGGATTCATCATATTCGGCAACGATAGGTTCTACCTGATATCCAAATTCACTGGCAACGATAGTAGCGACATCACGATCAATAGACTGGTTAATAGTTACCATCATACCGATGGGAATCAATTTGCGGATCACCTCAGTTACCTTAACCGCCATCTTTCTGGCAAGGTCACCAATGCTTATCGCCTCGCCCACCTTTATCCTTCTCTTAATCGCTTTGGGTACGGTAATAACCGTCTTTTTCATTTTGACGGCAGCTACCTTTTTTTCTTCCCTCCACTTCGCAATTCTTTCCTCTTCCGTCTCTTTTTCCAGGTACCTGTCCCTTTTACCTACAATCTTCTTAACAAAGACCTTTTTCCGTATTGGTAGCTGCTCTTTTATTAATACTTCTACTGGCTTTTTCCACTCTTTCTTCGGTTTTTCCCCTTCCCTTTTCGCCGGTTTCTCCTCTTCAGGAGGAAGGACCTCCTTAACGACCGCAAGCTTCAGCCTTTCCGGAGTTTCTTTTTTAATTTCCGCCCTGGCCTTCTTCGGCATTCGAACAGATAAGGCACTTTTCTTCTCAGGCCTTACAGGCAGCTCCCTCTTATCCTTCACAGATACCGGCATGGAGGCAGAAGAGGAGGTGGGTTTTGCTTCGCTAACCACTTCTTCCGGTTTACTCTCCACTGCTTGCCAGGCTGGCATCGGTTTCTCCCGAACCTCCACTTCTTTCTCTGTAACTACTTCCATCCGGGTGACTTCTTCCGGGGGTGTTTCCCATTTCTCTTCTTCGGGCGGGGCAGGAACACCTTCCTCAACTGCCTCCGGTTTTACCTCCTCGATATGGGGGCGAACGGCTCTTCTTCTGATCACGCTGGATTTTATTCTTTCTTCAACCATCTCAAGAGGTTCACCGGATAGCAATTCCCTCCTGATCCTCTGTACGTCAGAGTCTTCAATGGTACTTGAGTGCGCCTTCACAGCAATACCGAGTCTTTCCAGACGAGAGATAAGTTCCCTGTTGTCAAGGCCCAGTTCTCTGGCTAACTCGTAAACTCTCTTCTTAGACATTCTTGAAACACTCCTATTATGGAGTAACTATTCAGGTGTTTAGGCTGAAGGCCGAAGGCTATAAAACATCTTGCAAGGCACAAATCAAGCCATTTATTAGGCCATTAGATGAAGACCGAAGGTTGTAGTTTCCTAACAACCTTCAGTCTTCAGTCTATCCACCTGAATAGTCACAATCTCCTCATTAATTATCTTGCCTGCCTCCTTTATCCAGCGCGAGGCGGTTTTCTCACCCACACCAGGAATCGAAGACAACATCTCAGGATCAGCCGCAGCGATCGTGGCGACACTCTTTAATCCTTCTCCGTAGAGACGCTCTGCCGTCACCCGGCCAATACCTGGTATTTTCATGAGGGACTTGTACCCCTCTTCGTCCTGTCTTGTTGCCATAGATTCACTCTTGACGTCAATCTTCCATCTTGTTAGTTTAGCAGCTAACCTGACATTCTGCCCATTTTTCCCTATGGCCAGAGACAGTTGATCATCGGGAACAATAACTTCCATGGAACGCATTTCCTCATCCATAAGGACCCTGTTAACCTTGGCCGGAGACAGGGCGCTGCATACATACGTGGCCTGATCATCAGAATAGGGGACAATATCGATCTTTTCCCCTCTCAATTCCTGGACGACACTCTGTACACGGCTCCCTCTCATACCAACGCAGGCGCCAACCGGATCTATATCCTTGTCTTTAGTTCTCACAGAAATCTTGGTCCTTTTACCCGGTTCCCTTGCAATGTTCACTACTTCAATAAATCCCTCAGAGATTTCGGGAACTTCAATTTCAAAGAGGGCCTTGATAAAATTAGGATGGGTCCTCGAAAGGATGATCTGGGGACCTTTTGATGACTTCTTAACATCACATATATAGGTCCGGATACGCTCTCCCCGCTTGTACATCTCTCTGTAGACCTGCTCGGCCGGGGGGATCACCCCTTCTGCACGTCCAAGATTAACGATAATACTCCCCCCCTCAAATCTCTGAACGAAACCGTTAACCAGCTCACCTTTTCTATCCTTGTACTCTTCGTAAATGATGTCTCGCTCCGCATCTTTCACCCTCTGAATGATAATCTGCTTGGCCGTTTGGACAGCGATCCTGCCAAAGGTGTTCGCTTCTATCTTCGTACCGAGACTGTCTCCGGGTTCTGCTCCTTCATCAAATTTTCTTCTTGCCTCTTCAAGGGATACCTGAACGTCGGGATCCAAAATCTTTTCCACTACGGTTTTAAACTGGAAGAGCTCGATTTCCCCGGAGTCTTCGTTGTAATGGGCTTCGATGTCCACATGGGGCCCCAGTTTTTTTCGTGCCGCTGTTAACATGGCAGCCTCCAGGGCATCTATGATGATAGTTTTATCAATACCCCTGTCCTTACCCATCTGTTCAATCAGACGTTTAAGCTCTGGCACCATTTAAAAATCCTCCTTGGTCATCATCAAGGTTCATCCGTAACCCCCTTCAATGACCCATACCCGATATCCTTATCGAACTCATATTCAAGATTTGCCTTGACCACCATATCTCTCGGTATGCGATAGATCTTTCCTGTGATGTCAACAACCAATAGCTTCTTTCCCTTTTCCTCACAAAAGTCAACCAGTCTCCCCCGAAAATTTCTTATCCCCTCTAACTTTTCAGCTATCCTGACATGTACCTTGCATCCCCTGTATTTTATAAAATCCTTGTCTCTCACAAGTGGTCTATCCAGACCGGGCGAGGAGACCTCCAGGGTGTAGGAACCGGGAAGCACATCGTGAATGTCAAAGATATCACCGACCTGATTGCTTATTTCACAACAATCCTCGAGGGTAACGCCTGTTTTCTTGTCCATG
Proteins encoded:
- the rimP gene encoding ribosome maturation factor RimP, which codes for MTFQAYREKIRQLVEPVIESEDMELIDVECLKMKSRWIVRIYMDKKTGVTLEDCCEISNQVGDIFDIHDVLPGSYTLEVSSPGLDRPLVRDKDFIKYRGCKVHVRIAEKLEGIRNFRGRLVDFCEEKGKKLLVVDITGKIYRIPRDMVVKANLEYEFDKDIGYGSLKGVTDEP
- a CDS encoding DUF503 domain-containing protein codes for the protein MVVGYGIVDLWINESRSLKEKRGGLSRILKRTQNTFNISIAEIGDNDHWKRAKIGFSVVGNDRSYINGKIDHVLRFIDSLQLAEVVNTKIEIASFSEATDSCDYLADKY
- the rbfA gene encoding 30S ribosome-binding factor RbfA; this encodes MMNFKRASRVAELIKVEISDILLKRVKDPRIGPITITGVKLTDDLRLARVFFVEMGKDTCSDETRAGLQKATGFLKMELGKRLQLRHIPEISFVYDESFAYGSRIEKLLAEI
- a CDS encoding bifunctional oligoribonuclease/PAP phosphatase NrnA; this translates as MVLRIIDIINSCQVFLITSHVRLDGDALGSELALYHMLRYMKREAVVYNQDKTPQNYRFLPGSDAIVHQLPPVEKFEAAFVLDCSELERVGEEANKIRQIKRIIAIDHHISRGGFCEIAYIDHQASSTGELLYRLAEQMSLELTAEMATNLYAAIMTDTGGFRYGSTRHSTLIAAGNLLEKGANPQWIAENIYESKPLAKIKLLKKVLETLTFDSDGKIGSMVVLQKTIESVRALPEHTEGFVDIPRSIEGVEISILYNELSENYFKISFRSKGKINVERIARAFGGGGHTNASGCEVEGDIETIRHRVRDVIKACVK
- the infB gene encoding translation initiation factor IF-2, with translation MSKKRVYELARELGLDNRELISRLERLGIAVKAHSSTIEDSDVQRIRRELLSGEPLEMVEERIKSSVIRRRAVRPHIEEVKPEAVEEGVPAPPEEEKWETPPEEVTRMEVVTEKEVEVREKPMPAWQAVESKPEEVVSEAKPTSSSASMPVSVKDKRELPVRPEKKSALSVRMPKKARAEIKKETPERLKLAVVKEVLPPEEEKPAKREGEKPKKEWKKPVEVLIKEQLPIRKKVFVKKIVGKRDRYLEKETEEERIAKWREEKKVAAVKMKKTVITVPKAIKRRIKVGEAISIGDLARKMAVKVTEVIRKLIPIGMMVTINQSIDRDVATIVASEFGYQVEPIVAEYDESMRKVAIPRGNLKPRAPVVTIMGHVDHGKTSLLDVIRQTNVIDGEAGGITQAIGAYHVHIKDRDIVFLDTPGHEAFTAMRARGAQVTDIVVLVIAADDGVMDQTIEAINHSKVAGVPIVVAINKIDKPDADPGKIKQALTEYDLVPEEWGGNTIFCEVSAKKKTGIEELLEMILLQADVMELKADPDRPARGVVIEAKLDRGRGPVATVLIQEGTLREGDAFVSKTEAGRVRAMINDQGQRIKEALPSMPVEVIGFSGVPHVGAEFVCVEDEKKARSIGEYWLRKERERELSTSAKITLEQLYQRIKEGSKEFNVIIKCDVQGSIEALTEALNKLSTADVKLKIIHSSTGTITETDVMLASASNAIILGFNVRPTSRVIELAEAEGVEIKLYDIIYNVIADVKAAMEGLLEPLYREVVQGRAEVRKLFKIPKVGTIAGSYVTDGKITRKSNLKLVRDGVTIYDGKLLSLKRFDEDVKEVQSGFECGIGVDGFNDIRAGDTIDAYVSEKVERKL
- the nusA gene encoding transcription termination factor NusA, with product MVPELKRLIEQMGKDRGIDKTIIIDALEAAMLTAARKKLGPHVDIEAHYNEDSGEIELFQFKTVVEKILDPDVQVSLEEARRKFDEGAEPGDSLGTKIEANTFGRIAVQTAKQIIIQRVKDAERDIIYEEYKDRKGELVNGFVQRFEGGSIIVNLGRAEGVIPPAEQVYREMYKRGERIRTYICDVKKSSKGPQIILSRTHPNFIKALFEIEVPEISEGFIEVVNIAREPGKRTKISVRTKDKDIDPVGACVGMRGSRVQSVVQELRGEKIDIVPYSDDQATYVCSALSPAKVNRVLMDEEMRSMEVIVPDDQLSLAIGKNGQNVRLAAKLTRWKIDVKSESMATRQDEEGYKSLMKIPGIGRVTAERLYGEGLKSVATIAAADPEMLSSIPGVGEKTASRWIKEAGKIINEEIVTIQVDRLKTEGC